One window from the genome of Ictidomys tridecemlineatus isolate mIctTri1 chromosome 12, mIctTri1.hap1, whole genome shotgun sequence encodes:
- the Snx17 gene encoding sorting nexin-17 produces MHFSIPETESRSGDSGGSAYVAYNIHVNGVLHCRVRYSQLLGLHEQLRKEYGANVLPAFPPKKLFSLTPAEVEQRREQLEKYMQAVRQDPLLGSSETFNSFLRRAQQETQQVPTEEVSLEVLLSNGQKVLVNVLTSDQTEDVLEAVAAKLDLPDDLIGYFSLFLVREREDGAFSFVRKLQEFELPYVSVTSLRSQEYKIVLRKSYWDSAYDDDVMENRVGLNLLYAQTVSDIERGWILVTKEQHRQLKSLQEKVSKKEFLRLAQTLRHYGYLRFDACVADFPEKDCPVVVSAGNSELSLQLRLPGQQLREGSFRVTRMRCWRVTSSVPLPSGGTNSPGRGRGEVRLELAFEYLMSKDRLQWVTITSPQAIMMSICLQSMVDELMVKKSGGSIRKMLRRRVGGTLRRSDSQQAVKSPPLLESPDASRESMVKLSSKLSAVSLRGIGSPSTDASASDVHGNFAFEGIGDEDL; encoded by the exons ATGCACTTTTCCATTCCTGAAACCGAGTCCCGCAGCGGGGACAGCGGCGGCTCCGCCTACGTG GCCTATAACATTCACGTGAACGGAGTCCTGCACTGTCGGGTGCGCTACagccagctcctggggctgcaCGAGCAG CTTCGGAAGGAGTATGGGGCCAATGTGCTTCCTGCATTCCCCCCAAAGAAGCTTTTCTCTCTGACACCTGCAGAGGTAGAACAGAGGAGAGAGCAGTTAGAGAAGTACATGCAAGCTG TTCGACAAGACCCACTGCTTGGGAGCAGTGAGACCTTTAATAGTTTCCTGCGTCGTGCACAACAG GAGACACAGCAGGTCCCCACAGAGGAGGTCTCCTTGGAAGTGCTGCTCAGCAATGGGCAGAAAGTTCTGGTCAACGTGCTAACTTCAGATCAGACCGAGGATGTTTTGGAG GCTGTAGCTGCAAAGCTGGATCTTCCAGATGACTTGATTGGATATTTTAGTCTCTTCCTTGTTCGAGAAAGAGAGGATGGAGCCTTTTCTT tTGTACGGAAGTTGCAAGAATTTGAGCTGCCTTATGTGTCTGTTACCAGTCTTCGGAGTCAAGAGTATAAGATTGTGCTAAGGAAGAG TTATTGGGACTCTGCCTATGATGACGATGTCATGGAGAACCGAGTTGGCCTGAACCTGCTTTATGCTCAG ACGGTGTCAGATATTGAGCGTGGGTGGATCCTAGTCACCAAAGAGCAGCATCGGCAGCTCAAATCTCTGCAAGAGAAGGTCTCCAAGAAGGAG TTCCTCCGGCTGGCTCAAACCCTGCGGCACTATGGCTACCTGCGCTTCGATGCTTGTGTGGCAGACTTCCCAGAGAAGGATTGTCCAGTGGTGGTGAGTGCAGGCAACAGTGAGCTCAGCCTCCAGCTCCGCCTGCCTGGCCAACAACTTCGCGAAGGCTCCTTCCGGGTCACCCGCATGCGATGCTGGCGGGTTACTTCCTCT GTGCCACTGCCTAGTGGAGGTACAAACAGCCCAGGCCGGGGCCGGGGTGAGGTGCGCCTGGAACTGGCTTTTGAATACCTTATGAGCAAGGACCGGCTACAGTGGGTTACCATCACTAGCCCCCAG GCTATTATGATGAGCATCTGCCTCCAATCAATGGTAGATGAACTGATGGTGAAGAAATCTGGGGGCAGTATCAGGAAG ATGCTGCGCCGGCGGGTAGGGGGCACCCTGAGACGCTCAGATAGCCAGCAAGCAGTGAAATCCCCACCACTGCTC GAGTCACCTGATGCCAGCCGGGAGTCCATGGTCAAACTCTCA AGTAAGCTGAGTGCTGTGAGCTTGCGGGGGATTGGCAGTCCCAGCACAGATGCCAGTGCCAGTGACGTTCACGGCAATTTCGCCTTCGAAGGCATTGGAGATGAGGATCTGTAA
- the Eif2b4 gene encoding translation initiation factor eIF2B subunit delta isoform X3, which produces MAAVAVAVLEDSGSGMKAELSPRPGAAGREMTQEEKLQLRKEKKQQKKRRKEDKGAEPETGCAVSTAQCQVGTTRELPGTGIQLGGTPGEKVPAGRSKAELRAERRAKQEAERALKQARKGEQGGPPPQTCPSTAGEIPSGVKRLPEHTQVEDSTLLRRLVKKTERQQVPTRKDYGSKVSLFSHLPQYSRQNFLTQYMSIPSSVIHPAMVRLGLQYSQGLVSGSNARCIALLRALQQVIQDYTTPPNEELSRDLVNKLKPYISFLTQCRPLSASMYNAIKFLNKEITSVSSSKREEEAKSELGAAIDRYVQEKIVLAAQAISRFAYKKINNGDVILVYGCSSLVSGILQEAWSNGRRFRVVVVDSRPRLEGRHMLRSLVRAGVPASYLLIPAASYVLPEVSKVLLGAHALLANGSVMSRVGTAQLALVARAHNVPVLVCCETYKFCERVQTDAFVSNELDDPDDLQCERGEHVALANWQNHPSLRLLNLVYDVTPPELVDLVITELGMIPCSSVPVVLRVKSSDQ; this is translated from the exons ATGGCTGCGGTGGCTGTGGCTGTTCTCGAGG ACTCGGGATCCGGAATGAAGGCAGAACTTTCGCCTCGACCTGGG GCAGCAGGGAGGGAGATGACCCAAGAAGAGAAGCTGCAGCTTCggaaggaaaagaaacagcaGAAGAAGAGACGGAAGGAGGACAAGGGGGCAGAACCAGAAACTGGCTGTGCTGTATCTACAGCACAGTGTCAAG TAGGCACAACCAGAGAACTGCCAGGAACTGGCATTCAGTTGGGGGGCACTCCTGGGGAGAAAGTTCCAGCTGGTCGGAGTAAGGCTGAACTTCGTGCTGAGCGTCGAGCTAAACAGGAGGCTGAGCGGGCCCTGAAACAGGCAAGAAAAGGGGAACAAGGAGGGCCACCTCCTCAGACCTGTCCCAGCACAGCTGGAGAAATCCCCTCAG GAGTAAAGCGTCTCCCAGAGCACACTCAGGTTGAGGACTCCACACTTCTGAGAAGGCTTGTTAAAAAAACAGAGCGGCAACAG GTTCCTACACGAAAGGATTATGGATCCAAAGTCAGTCTCTTCTCCCACCTACCCCAGTACAGCAGACAAAACTTCCTGACCCAGTATATGAG CATCCCATCCTCTGTGATCCACCCAGCCATGGTGCGACTCGGCCTGCAGTACTCCCAGGGCCTGGTCAGTGGCTCCAATGCCCGGTGTATTGCCCTGCTTCGTGCCTTACAGCAG GTGATTCAAGATTACACAACACCTCCCAATGAAGAGCTCTCAAGGGATCTTGTGAATAAACTAAAACCCTATATCAG CTTCCTGACTCAGTGCCGCCCCCTGTCCGCGAGCATGTACAACGCCATTAAGTTCCTCAACAAGGAAATCACCAGTGTGAGCAGCTCCAAGCGGGAAGAAGAG GCCAAGTCAGAACTTGGAGCAGCCATTGATCGGTATGTGCAAGAGAAGATTGTGCTTGCAGCTCAGGCAATTTCACGCTTTGCCTACAAGAAAATCAATAATGGAGATGTGATTCTGGTATATGGATG CTCATCTTTGGTATCAGGAATTCTTCAGGAGGCTTGGTCTAATGGCCGGCGGTTTCGGGTAGTAGTGGTGGACAGTCGGCCCCGGTTAGAGGGAAGGCACATGTTACGTTCTCTGGTCCGTGCTGGGGTCCCTGCTTCCTATCTGCTGATTCCTGCTGCCTCCTATGTGCTCCCAGAG GTTTCTAAGGTGCTATTGGGAGCTCATGCACTGCTGGCCAATGGATCTGTGATGTCACGGGTAGGGACAGCACAGCTGGCCTTGGTGGCTCGAGCCCATAACGTCCCAGTGCTGGTCTGCTGTGAAACATACAAGTTCTGTGAGCGTGTGCAAACTGATGCCTTCGTCTCTAATGAGCTAG ATGACCCTGATGATCTGCAGTGTGAGCGGGGAGAACATGTGGCCCTGGCTAACTGGCA
- the Eif2b4 gene encoding translation initiation factor eIF2B subunit delta isoform X4: protein MAAVAVAVLEDSGSGMKAELSPRPGAAGREMTQEEKLQLRKEKKQQKKRRKEDKGAEPETGCAVSTAQCQGTTRELPGTGIQLGGTPGEKVPAGRSKAELRAERRAKQEAERALKQARKGEQGGPPPQTCPSTAGEIPSGVKRLPEHTQVEDSTLLRRLVKKTERQQVPTRKDYGSKVSLFSHLPQYSRQNFLTQYMSIPSSVIHPAMVRLGLQYSQGLVSGSNARCIALLRALQQVIQDYTTPPNEELSRDLVNKLKPYISFLTQCRPLSASMYNAIKFLNKEITSVSSSKREEEAKSELGAAIDRYVQEKIVLAAQAISRFAYKKINNGDVILVYGCSSLVSGILQEAWSNGRRFRVVVVDSRPRLEGRHMLRSLVRAGVPASYLLIPAASYVLPEVSKVLLGAHALLANGSVMSRVGTAQLALVARAHNVPVLVCCETYKFCERVQTDAFVSNELDDPDDLQCERGEHVALANWQNHPSLRLLNLVYDVTPPELVDLVITELGMIPCSSVPVVLRVKSSDQ, encoded by the exons ATGGCTGCGGTGGCTGTGGCTGTTCTCGAGG ACTCGGGATCCGGAATGAAGGCAGAACTTTCGCCTCGACCTGGG GCAGCAGGGAGGGAGATGACCCAAGAAGAGAAGCTGCAGCTTCggaaggaaaagaaacagcaGAAGAAGAGACGGAAGGAGGACAAGGGGGCAGAACCAGAAACTGGCTGTGCTGTATCTACAGCACAGTGTCAAG GCACAACCAGAGAACTGCCAGGAACTGGCATTCAGTTGGGGGGCACTCCTGGGGAGAAAGTTCCAGCTGGTCGGAGTAAGGCTGAACTTCGTGCTGAGCGTCGAGCTAAACAGGAGGCTGAGCGGGCCCTGAAACAGGCAAGAAAAGGGGAACAAGGAGGGCCACCTCCTCAGACCTGTCCCAGCACAGCTGGAGAAATCCCCTCAG GAGTAAAGCGTCTCCCAGAGCACACTCAGGTTGAGGACTCCACACTTCTGAGAAGGCTTGTTAAAAAAACAGAGCGGCAACAG GTTCCTACACGAAAGGATTATGGATCCAAAGTCAGTCTCTTCTCCCACCTACCCCAGTACAGCAGACAAAACTTCCTGACCCAGTATATGAG CATCCCATCCTCTGTGATCCACCCAGCCATGGTGCGACTCGGCCTGCAGTACTCCCAGGGCCTGGTCAGTGGCTCCAATGCCCGGTGTATTGCCCTGCTTCGTGCCTTACAGCAG GTGATTCAAGATTACACAACACCTCCCAATGAAGAGCTCTCAAGGGATCTTGTGAATAAACTAAAACCCTATATCAG CTTCCTGACTCAGTGCCGCCCCCTGTCCGCGAGCATGTACAACGCCATTAAGTTCCTCAACAAGGAAATCACCAGTGTGAGCAGCTCCAAGCGGGAAGAAGAG GCCAAGTCAGAACTTGGAGCAGCCATTGATCGGTATGTGCAAGAGAAGATTGTGCTTGCAGCTCAGGCAATTTCACGCTTTGCCTACAAGAAAATCAATAATGGAGATGTGATTCTGGTATATGGATG CTCATCTTTGGTATCAGGAATTCTTCAGGAGGCTTGGTCTAATGGCCGGCGGTTTCGGGTAGTAGTGGTGGACAGTCGGCCCCGGTTAGAGGGAAGGCACATGTTACGTTCTCTGGTCCGTGCTGGGGTCCCTGCTTCCTATCTGCTGATTCCTGCTGCCTCCTATGTGCTCCCAGAG GTTTCTAAGGTGCTATTGGGAGCTCATGCACTGCTGGCCAATGGATCTGTGATGTCACGGGTAGGGACAGCACAGCTGGCCTTGGTGGCTCGAGCCCATAACGTCCCAGTGCTGGTCTGCTGTGAAACATACAAGTTCTGTGAGCGTGTGCAAACTGATGCCTTCGTCTCTAATGAGCTAG ATGACCCTGATGATCTGCAGTGTGAGCGGGGAGAACATGTGGCCCTGGCTAACTGGCA
- the Eif2b4 gene encoding translation initiation factor eIF2B subunit delta isoform X2 translates to MPTQQPAAPSASPSKPSRSLSGSLCDLFSNSDSGSGMKAELSPRPGAAGREMTQEEKLQLRKEKKQQKKRRKEDKGAEPETGCAVSTAQCQGTTRELPGTGIQLGGTPGEKVPAGRSKAELRAERRAKQEAERALKQARKGEQGGPPPQTCPSTAGEIPSGVKRLPEHTQVEDSTLLRRLVKKTERQQVPTRKDYGSKVSLFSHLPQYSRQNFLTQYMSIPSSVIHPAMVRLGLQYSQGLVSGSNARCIALLRALQQVIQDYTTPPNEELSRDLVNKLKPYISFLTQCRPLSASMYNAIKFLNKEITSVSSSKREEEAKSELGAAIDRYVQEKIVLAAQAISRFAYKKINNGDVILVYGCSSLVSGILQEAWSNGRRFRVVVVDSRPRLEGRHMLRSLVRAGVPASYLLIPAASYVLPEVSKVLLGAHALLANGSVMSRVGTAQLALVARAHNVPVLVCCETYKFCERVQTDAFVSNELDDPDDLQCERGEHVALANWQNHPSLRLLNLVYDVTPPELVDLVITELGMIPCSSVPVVLRVKSSDQ, encoded by the exons ATGCCAACCCAGCAGCCAGCTGCGCCGAGTGCGAGTCCCTCCAAACCCTCTCGGAGCCTCTCTGGCTCACTTTGTGATCTGTTTTCTAATTCAGACTCGGGATCCGGAATGAAGGCAGAACTTTCGCCTCGACCTGGG GCAGCAGGGAGGGAGATGACCCAAGAAGAGAAGCTGCAGCTTCggaaggaaaagaaacagcaGAAGAAGAGACGGAAGGAGGACAAGGGGGCAGAACCAGAAACTGGCTGTGCTGTATCTACAGCACAGTGTCAAG GCACAACCAGAGAACTGCCAGGAACTGGCATTCAGTTGGGGGGCACTCCTGGGGAGAAAGTTCCAGCTGGTCGGAGTAAGGCTGAACTTCGTGCTGAGCGTCGAGCTAAACAGGAGGCTGAGCGGGCCCTGAAACAGGCAAGAAAAGGGGAACAAGGAGGGCCACCTCCTCAGACCTGTCCCAGCACAGCTGGAGAAATCCCCTCAG GAGTAAAGCGTCTCCCAGAGCACACTCAGGTTGAGGACTCCACACTTCTGAGAAGGCTTGTTAAAAAAACAGAGCGGCAACAG GTTCCTACACGAAAGGATTATGGATCCAAAGTCAGTCTCTTCTCCCACCTACCCCAGTACAGCAGACAAAACTTCCTGACCCAGTATATGAG CATCCCATCCTCTGTGATCCACCCAGCCATGGTGCGACTCGGCCTGCAGTACTCCCAGGGCCTGGTCAGTGGCTCCAATGCCCGGTGTATTGCCCTGCTTCGTGCCTTACAGCAG GTGATTCAAGATTACACAACACCTCCCAATGAAGAGCTCTCAAGGGATCTTGTGAATAAACTAAAACCCTATATCAG CTTCCTGACTCAGTGCCGCCCCCTGTCCGCGAGCATGTACAACGCCATTAAGTTCCTCAACAAGGAAATCACCAGTGTGAGCAGCTCCAAGCGGGAAGAAGAG GCCAAGTCAGAACTTGGAGCAGCCATTGATCGGTATGTGCAAGAGAAGATTGTGCTTGCAGCTCAGGCAATTTCACGCTTTGCCTACAAGAAAATCAATAATGGAGATGTGATTCTGGTATATGGATG CTCATCTTTGGTATCAGGAATTCTTCAGGAGGCTTGGTCTAATGGCCGGCGGTTTCGGGTAGTAGTGGTGGACAGTCGGCCCCGGTTAGAGGGAAGGCACATGTTACGTTCTCTGGTCCGTGCTGGGGTCCCTGCTTCCTATCTGCTGATTCCTGCTGCCTCCTATGTGCTCCCAGAG GTTTCTAAGGTGCTATTGGGAGCTCATGCACTGCTGGCCAATGGATCTGTGATGTCACGGGTAGGGACAGCACAGCTGGCCTTGGTGGCTCGAGCCCATAACGTCCCAGTGCTGGTCTGCTGTGAAACATACAAGTTCTGTGAGCGTGTGCAAACTGATGCCTTCGTCTCTAATGAGCTAG ATGACCCTGATGATCTGCAGTGTGAGCGGGGAGAACATGTGGCCCTGGCTAACTGGCA
- the Eif2b4 gene encoding translation initiation factor eIF2B subunit delta isoform X1, which translates to MPTQQPAAPSASPSKPSRSLSGSLCDLFSNSDSGSGMKAELSPRPGAAGREMTQEEKLQLRKEKKQQKKRRKEDKGAEPETGCAVSTAQCQVGTTRELPGTGIQLGGTPGEKVPAGRSKAELRAERRAKQEAERALKQARKGEQGGPPPQTCPSTAGEIPSGVKRLPEHTQVEDSTLLRRLVKKTERQQVPTRKDYGSKVSLFSHLPQYSRQNFLTQYMSIPSSVIHPAMVRLGLQYSQGLVSGSNARCIALLRALQQVIQDYTTPPNEELSRDLVNKLKPYISFLTQCRPLSASMYNAIKFLNKEITSVSSSKREEEAKSELGAAIDRYVQEKIVLAAQAISRFAYKKINNGDVILVYGCSSLVSGILQEAWSNGRRFRVVVVDSRPRLEGRHMLRSLVRAGVPASYLLIPAASYVLPEVSKVLLGAHALLANGSVMSRVGTAQLALVARAHNVPVLVCCETYKFCERVQTDAFVSNELDDPDDLQCERGEHVALANWQNHPSLRLLNLVYDVTPPELVDLVITELGMIPCSSVPVVLRVKSSDQ; encoded by the exons ATGCCAACCCAGCAGCCAGCTGCGCCGAGTGCGAGTCCCTCCAAACCCTCTCGGAGCCTCTCTGGCTCACTTTGTGATCTGTTTTCTAATTCAGACTCGGGATCCGGAATGAAGGCAGAACTTTCGCCTCGACCTGGG GCAGCAGGGAGGGAGATGACCCAAGAAGAGAAGCTGCAGCTTCggaaggaaaagaaacagcaGAAGAAGAGACGGAAGGAGGACAAGGGGGCAGAACCAGAAACTGGCTGTGCTGTATCTACAGCACAGTGTCAAG TAGGCACAACCAGAGAACTGCCAGGAACTGGCATTCAGTTGGGGGGCACTCCTGGGGAGAAAGTTCCAGCTGGTCGGAGTAAGGCTGAACTTCGTGCTGAGCGTCGAGCTAAACAGGAGGCTGAGCGGGCCCTGAAACAGGCAAGAAAAGGGGAACAAGGAGGGCCACCTCCTCAGACCTGTCCCAGCACAGCTGGAGAAATCCCCTCAG GAGTAAAGCGTCTCCCAGAGCACACTCAGGTTGAGGACTCCACACTTCTGAGAAGGCTTGTTAAAAAAACAGAGCGGCAACAG GTTCCTACACGAAAGGATTATGGATCCAAAGTCAGTCTCTTCTCCCACCTACCCCAGTACAGCAGACAAAACTTCCTGACCCAGTATATGAG CATCCCATCCTCTGTGATCCACCCAGCCATGGTGCGACTCGGCCTGCAGTACTCCCAGGGCCTGGTCAGTGGCTCCAATGCCCGGTGTATTGCCCTGCTTCGTGCCTTACAGCAG GTGATTCAAGATTACACAACACCTCCCAATGAAGAGCTCTCAAGGGATCTTGTGAATAAACTAAAACCCTATATCAG CTTCCTGACTCAGTGCCGCCCCCTGTCCGCGAGCATGTACAACGCCATTAAGTTCCTCAACAAGGAAATCACCAGTGTGAGCAGCTCCAAGCGGGAAGAAGAG GCCAAGTCAGAACTTGGAGCAGCCATTGATCGGTATGTGCAAGAGAAGATTGTGCTTGCAGCTCAGGCAATTTCACGCTTTGCCTACAAGAAAATCAATAATGGAGATGTGATTCTGGTATATGGATG CTCATCTTTGGTATCAGGAATTCTTCAGGAGGCTTGGTCTAATGGCCGGCGGTTTCGGGTAGTAGTGGTGGACAGTCGGCCCCGGTTAGAGGGAAGGCACATGTTACGTTCTCTGGTCCGTGCTGGGGTCCCTGCTTCCTATCTGCTGATTCCTGCTGCCTCCTATGTGCTCCCAGAG GTTTCTAAGGTGCTATTGGGAGCTCATGCACTGCTGGCCAATGGATCTGTGATGTCACGGGTAGGGACAGCACAGCTGGCCTTGGTGGCTCGAGCCCATAACGTCCCAGTGCTGGTCTGCTGTGAAACATACAAGTTCTGTGAGCGTGTGCAAACTGATGCCTTCGTCTCTAATGAGCTAG ATGACCCTGATGATCTGCAGTGTGAGCGGGGAGAACATGTGGCCCTGGCTAACTGGCA
- the Eif2b4 gene encoding translation initiation factor eIF2B subunit delta isoform X5, with the protein MKAELSPRPGAAGREMTQEEKLQLRKEKKQQKKRRKEDKGAEPETGCAVSTAQCQVGTTRELPGTGIQLGGTPGEKVPAGRSKAELRAERRAKQEAERALKQARKGEQGGPPPQTCPSTAGEIPSGVKRLPEHTQVEDSTLLRRLVKKTERQQVPTRKDYGSKVSLFSHLPQYSRQNFLTQYMSIPSSVIHPAMVRLGLQYSQGLVSGSNARCIALLRALQQVIQDYTTPPNEELSRDLVNKLKPYISFLTQCRPLSASMYNAIKFLNKEITSVSSSKREEEAKSELGAAIDRYVQEKIVLAAQAISRFAYKKINNGDVILVYGCSSLVSGILQEAWSNGRRFRVVVVDSRPRLEGRHMLRSLVRAGVPASYLLIPAASYVLPEVSKVLLGAHALLANGSVMSRVGTAQLALVARAHNVPVLVCCETYKFCERVQTDAFVSNELDDPDDLQCERGEHVALANWQNHPSLRLLNLVYDVTPPELVDLVITELGMIPCSSVPVVLRVKSSDQ; encoded by the exons ATGAAGGCAGAACTTTCGCCTCGACCTGGG GCAGCAGGGAGGGAGATGACCCAAGAAGAGAAGCTGCAGCTTCggaaggaaaagaaacagcaGAAGAAGAGACGGAAGGAGGACAAGGGGGCAGAACCAGAAACTGGCTGTGCTGTATCTACAGCACAGTGTCAAG TAGGCACAACCAGAGAACTGCCAGGAACTGGCATTCAGTTGGGGGGCACTCCTGGGGAGAAAGTTCCAGCTGGTCGGAGTAAGGCTGAACTTCGTGCTGAGCGTCGAGCTAAACAGGAGGCTGAGCGGGCCCTGAAACAGGCAAGAAAAGGGGAACAAGGAGGGCCACCTCCTCAGACCTGTCCCAGCACAGCTGGAGAAATCCCCTCAG GAGTAAAGCGTCTCCCAGAGCACACTCAGGTTGAGGACTCCACACTTCTGAGAAGGCTTGTTAAAAAAACAGAGCGGCAACAG GTTCCTACACGAAAGGATTATGGATCCAAAGTCAGTCTCTTCTCCCACCTACCCCAGTACAGCAGACAAAACTTCCTGACCCAGTATATGAG CATCCCATCCTCTGTGATCCACCCAGCCATGGTGCGACTCGGCCTGCAGTACTCCCAGGGCCTGGTCAGTGGCTCCAATGCCCGGTGTATTGCCCTGCTTCGTGCCTTACAGCAG GTGATTCAAGATTACACAACACCTCCCAATGAAGAGCTCTCAAGGGATCTTGTGAATAAACTAAAACCCTATATCAG CTTCCTGACTCAGTGCCGCCCCCTGTCCGCGAGCATGTACAACGCCATTAAGTTCCTCAACAAGGAAATCACCAGTGTGAGCAGCTCCAAGCGGGAAGAAGAG GCCAAGTCAGAACTTGGAGCAGCCATTGATCGGTATGTGCAAGAGAAGATTGTGCTTGCAGCTCAGGCAATTTCACGCTTTGCCTACAAGAAAATCAATAATGGAGATGTGATTCTGGTATATGGATG CTCATCTTTGGTATCAGGAATTCTTCAGGAGGCTTGGTCTAATGGCCGGCGGTTTCGGGTAGTAGTGGTGGACAGTCGGCCCCGGTTAGAGGGAAGGCACATGTTACGTTCTCTGGTCCGTGCTGGGGTCCCTGCTTCCTATCTGCTGATTCCTGCTGCCTCCTATGTGCTCCCAGAG GTTTCTAAGGTGCTATTGGGAGCTCATGCACTGCTGGCCAATGGATCTGTGATGTCACGGGTAGGGACAGCACAGCTGGCCTTGGTGGCTCGAGCCCATAACGTCCCAGTGCTGGTCTGCTGTGAAACATACAAGTTCTGTGAGCGTGTGCAAACTGATGCCTTCGTCTCTAATGAGCTAG ATGACCCTGATGATCTGCAGTGTGAGCGGGGAGAACATGTGGCCCTGGCTAACTGGCA